A window of the Mesorhizobium opportunistum WSM2075 genome harbors these coding sequences:
- a CDS encoding calcium:proton antiporter, translating to MTGFRRSAVSYAMPLAALAMAVAVRASGLSVDQGSLNARILVGALSSAIMFVTIFVVLDHAEAVARRVGEPYGTLVLTFAVTAIEVSIIVSMMLHGENNPTLARESVFSTVMITSTGVVGMCLALGGWRHRKQAIVRQGTSAYLAVLIALTVMTLILPTYTQTTDPGTFSAAQLGFVSVLSVLLYASFVFAQTVRHREDFIQGQPHDVSVRAAPQENISASALLLMAGLIGIVMLAEQVAASVEDTLVAYQVTQADSIVGAMIAGLVLMPEAISAVRASLNNELQRGLNVAMGSACATIGLTIPGVAAASLLTGRGLTLGLPAADAVLLVLALFICNVSFSTERTTFLTGMVHLVVFFTYVFLIFIP from the coding sequence ATGACTGGTTTCCGACGATCGGCGGTTTCCTACGCGATGCCCCTCGCTGCGCTGGCGATGGCTGTCGCGGTCAGAGCCAGCGGGCTGTCGGTGGACCAGGGTTCGTTGAATGCCAGGATCCTTGTCGGTGCGCTGTCGAGTGCGATCATGTTCGTCACCATTTTCGTGGTGCTCGACCACGCCGAGGCGGTAGCTCGGCGGGTAGGGGAGCCGTACGGCACGCTGGTGCTGACGTTTGCCGTCACGGCGATCGAAGTGTCGATCATTGTTTCCATGATGCTGCATGGAGAGAACAACCCGACGCTGGCACGGGAATCCGTCTTCTCGACGGTAATGATCACGTCCACCGGCGTTGTCGGCATGTGTCTCGCGCTTGGCGGCTGGCGTCATCGCAAGCAGGCCATCGTTCGGCAAGGGACCAGTGCCTATCTGGCGGTTCTGATCGCGCTGACCGTCATGACGCTTATTCTGCCGACCTACACCCAGACTACGGATCCCGGCACGTTTTCGGCAGCCCAACTTGGTTTCGTCAGCGTCCTTTCAGTGCTGCTCTATGCAAGCTTCGTGTTCGCGCAGACCGTCCGGCACCGGGAAGACTTTATTCAGGGACAACCACACGACGTTTCGGTGCGCGCTGCCCCTCAGGAGAACATCTCTGCCAGTGCTCTGCTGCTGATGGCCGGGCTGATCGGAATTGTCATGCTCGCCGAGCAGGTCGCGGCAAGCGTCGAAGATACGCTCGTAGCCTACCAGGTGACCCAGGCTGACAGCATTGTGGGGGCAATGATCGCGGGGCTGGTGTTGATGCCGGAGGCCATTTCGGCGGTGCGCGCTTCACTCAACAATGAGCTGCAGCGCGGCTTGAATGTCGCGATGGGTTCGGCTTGCGCCACGATCGGCCTCACCATACCGGGAGTTGCTGCCGCCAGCCTGCTGACGGGGAGAGGACTGACCTTGGGGCTGCCGGCTGCCGATGCGGTCCTTTTGGTCTTGGCGCTTTTCATATGCAATGTAAGCTTCAGCACCGAAAGAACGACGTTCTTGACCGGAATGGTCCATCTCGTAGTTTTTTTCACCTATGTATTTCTGATATTTATACCATGA
- a CDS encoding LysR family transcriptional regulator translates to MKQNYTVRHGALEGVEVFLAVARRRNFRRAAADLGVTPSAVSQAVRALEARIGAALFVRTTRSVGLTEAGQRFLDRAGPAFEEIVAAGEAARDVGQRPTGLLRLSVPRAVVPLILEPVIASFCRAYPEVELEIAASDEMVDLATGGFDAGIRLGQFIAPDMVAVRLTPSFSFVVVGSPDYFERHGRPERVEDLRHHACLRLRRSNGAIAPWSFVDGNEAIEAMVSGPLIAHDYPTLLGAAMRGIGLAQIPRPVAEAPIAQGKLEPVLDSIAATTPGVFLYHPGKRQILPKLRAFIDHLKSAV, encoded by the coding sequence ATGAAGCAGAACTACACAGTGAGGCATGGTGCGCTGGAGGGCGTCGAGGTGTTCCTGGCCGTCGCCAGGCGCCGCAACTTCCGCCGCGCCGCCGCCGATCTCGGCGTGACGCCATCCGCCGTGAGCCAGGCGGTGCGCGCGCTGGAAGCCCGCATCGGCGCCGCGCTATTCGTCCGCACAACACGCAGCGTCGGTTTGACCGAGGCTGGTCAGCGGTTCCTCGACCGTGCCGGCCCTGCCTTCGAAGAGATCGTCGCCGCGGGCGAGGCCGCCCGTGACGTCGGCCAACGGCCGACCGGTCTGCTGCGCCTGTCGGTGCCCCGCGCCGTGGTGCCGTTGATCCTGGAGCCGGTGATCGCGTCCTTCTGTCGGGCCTATCCCGAGGTCGAACTGGAGATCGCCGCCAGCGACGAGATGGTCGATCTCGCGACCGGCGGTTTCGATGCCGGCATTCGCCTCGGCCAGTTCATCGCCCCCGACATGGTCGCCGTGCGACTGACGCCGTCGTTCTCGTTCGTGGTCGTCGGCAGTCCTGACTATTTCGAGCGCCACGGGCGCCCCGAGCGGGTGGAGGATTTGCGCCACCACGCCTGCCTGCGCTTGCGCCGTTCGAACGGCGCCATCGCGCCGTGGTCCTTCGTCGACGGCAACGAGGCGATCGAGGCGATGGTCTCGGGTCCACTGATCGCCCACGACTATCCGACATTACTCGGGGCCGCGATGCGGGGGATCGGGCTGGCGCAGATCCCTCGGCCTGTCGCCGAAGCTCCGATAGCGCAGGGAAAACTCGAGCCGGTGCTGGACAGCATCGCCGCCACGACGCCGGGCGTCTTCCTCTATCATCCCGGCAAGCGCCAGATCCTGCCGAAGCTGCGCGCTTTCATCGATCACCTCAAATCCGCGGTCTGA
- a CDS encoding class I SAM-dependent methyltransferase produces the protein MREHYRATGLTERLRTVLAALGPEDQLLTPQQLGTLDQFHTRGLAATAELAQLAGIEADMSVLDVGSGIGGPARFLAATYGCRVTGVDLSEPFVDAARYLTERTGQSGQLSFQTASALELPFDDGRFDIVLLQHVAMNISDRTRLYREIRRVLKSGGRFATFDVVLAGGEPHYPLPWARTPATSFLLTIDATRKAIEPAGFRMLAWQDDTEIAKTWFAQLRASGPPPSPNLGVVMGSDFAEVAANLGRNLMQGRLGILTAVFEAASTNS, from the coding sequence GTGCGCGAGCACTATCGCGCGACTGGCCTGACCGAGCGGTTGAGGACGGTCCTGGCCGCCCTTGGCCCGGAGGATCAGCTTCTCACGCCCCAGCAATTGGGCACCCTCGACCAATTTCACACCCGTGGGCTTGCGGCGACCGCCGAGCTTGCTCAACTGGCCGGAATCGAGGCGGACATGTCGGTACTGGACGTCGGCTCGGGCATCGGCGGGCCGGCGCGCTTTCTGGCCGCGACCTATGGCTGTCGGGTTACTGGCGTCGATCTCAGCGAGCCTTTCGTGGATGCCGCGCGCTATCTGACCGAGCGCACGGGGCAGAGCGGGCAGCTGTCGTTCCAGACCGCCAGCGCCTTGGAGCTTCCATTCGATGATGGCCGTTTCGACATCGTGCTGCTGCAGCACGTGGCGATGAACATCTCCGACCGGACGCGGCTCTACCGGGAGATTCGGCGCGTGCTGAAGTCAGGCGGCCGGTTTGCCACCTTCGACGTCGTGCTGGCCGGCGGCGAGCCGCATTATCCGCTTCCCTGGGCGCGAACACCGGCGACGAGCTTTCTGCTGACAATCGACGCGACGCGCAAGGCGATCGAACCGGCCGGCTTCCGCATGCTGGCATGGCAGGACGACACCGAAATCGCCAAGACCTGGTTCGCGCAGTTGCGTGCGTCGGGTCCGCCGCCTTCGCCAAATCTCGGCGTGGTGATGGGATCGGACTTTGCCGAGGTTGCGGCCAATTTGGGGCGAAATCTCATGCAAGGCCGGCTCGGCATCCTGACCGCGGTGTTCGAGGCCGCGTCGACCAACAGCTGA
- a CDS encoding TetR/AcrR family transcriptional regulator has translation MKADSAPARGKRPSKAAPRSKTARQTLSRDAWIAAARKVLEKRGIAEVKIDRLSKQLKVTRGSFYFHFASLDDLRGGLLQEWRNINCAPFWAMREMHDIDGLQFFTDIVHVWVDEAPFSPLLDLAIRDWSRTSRKLAQEVKDIDDLRIALLIRSFRAMGYPPDESLVRARITYFHQIGQYALSFKEDPAVRRSYQPLFGEVLLGPLVQERGTAPRPTEMGSGRR, from the coding sequence ATGAAAGCCGACAGCGCCCCGGCCAGAGGCAAGAGACCGTCCAAGGCAGCCCCGCGTTCGAAGACCGCGCGGCAGACGCTCAGCCGCGACGCCTGGATCGCCGCCGCGCGCAAGGTGCTGGAGAAGCGTGGCATCGCCGAGGTGAAGATCGACCGCCTCTCCAAGCAGTTGAAGGTCACGCGCGGCAGCTTCTATTTCCACTTTGCCAGCCTGGACGATCTTCGTGGCGGCCTGCTGCAGGAATGGCGCAACATCAACTGCGCGCCGTTCTGGGCGATGCGCGAGATGCACGACATTGACGGGCTGCAATTCTTCACCGACATCGTGCATGTGTGGGTCGACGAAGCACCGTTCAGCCCGCTGCTCGACCTGGCCATCCGCGACTGGTCGCGAACCTCCCGAAAACTGGCGCAGGAGGTGAAGGACATCGACGATCTGCGTATCGCGCTGCTGATCCGCTCGTTCCGCGCCATGGGCTATCCCCCGGACGAAAGCCTGGTCAGGGCTCGCATCACCTATTTCCACCAGATCGGCCAGTATGCGCTGTCCTTCAAGGAGGATCCGGCGGTGCGCCGGAGCTACCAGCCGCTGTTCGGAGAGGTGCTGCTCGGACCGCTCGTGCAGGAGCGCGGCACGGCGCCACGGCCGACCGAGATGGGGAGCGGACGGCGGTAG
- a CDS encoding nucleoside hydrolase — MAPRKIIIDTDPGQDDAFAILFALGSPAELDVVGITTVGGNVPLALTSKNALKVVELAGRPDVPVHAGCPAPMVRKLITAEYVHGETGLDGADLPEPVTPLQSEHAVNYLVRTIMEAPEGELTVCTLGPMTNLAMAMTMEPRIVPRLREVVLMGGGFFQGGNATPAAEFNIFVDPHAAHKVFDSGVPVTMAGIDCTYTALMTPEWLDRLRATGSRAAVEAANLADFYRQYGTHKFETPARPIHDACVTGYLLAPQIYEQRQCAVTVDIVSPETIGMTVVDWWHVTGRTKNCNVLRRIDPAPFFELMLERISALP, encoded by the coding sequence ATGGCACCACGCAAGATCATCATCGACACCGATCCGGGCCAGGACGACGCGTTCGCCATCCTCTTCGCACTGGGATCTCCGGCCGAACTCGACGTGGTCGGCATCACCACGGTCGGCGGCAACGTGCCGCTCGCCCTGACGTCGAAGAACGCATTAAAGGTCGTGGAGCTTGCCGGGCGGCCTGACGTGCCGGTCCATGCCGGATGCCCGGCGCCGATGGTGCGCAAGCTGATCACGGCCGAGTATGTCCATGGCGAAACCGGGCTAGACGGCGCCGATCTTCCCGAACCCGTGACGCCGCTGCAGAGCGAACACGCGGTGAATTACCTGGTGCGCACGATCATGGAGGCGCCGGAAGGCGAACTGACCGTCTGCACGCTCGGGCCGATGACCAACCTCGCCATGGCCATGACCATGGAGCCGAGAATCGTGCCCCGGCTGCGCGAAGTCGTGCTGATGGGCGGCGGCTTTTTCCAGGGCGGCAACGCCACGCCGGCGGCGGAATTCAACATCTTCGTCGACCCGCATGCGGCCCACAAGGTGTTCGACAGCGGCGTGCCGGTGACCATGGCCGGCATCGACTGCACCTACACCGCACTGATGACGCCCGAGTGGCTCGACCGCCTGCGCGCAACCGGCAGCCGTGCCGCGGTCGAAGCCGCCAATCTGGCGGACTTCTATCGCCAGTACGGCACCCACAAATTCGAAACGCCGGCCCGCCCCATCCACGATGCCTGCGTCACCGGTTACCTGCTGGCGCCACAGATCTATGAGCAGCGGCAGTGCGCGGTGACGGTCGACATCGTCTCGCCGGAGACGATCGGCATGACGGTGGTCGACTGGTGGCACGTGACCGGCCGCACCAAGAATTGCAACGTTCTGCGACGCATCGATCCGGCGCCGTTCTTCGAACTCATGCTGGAGCGGATCAGCGCATTGCCATAG
- a CDS encoding isopenicillin N synthase family dioxygenase, translated as MDAQARGDFSEIPILDVSALYGGDEGAIRETAATLRRYLETIGFLYVTGHPIPRADVEAVREASKRFFALPEEEKLKLKIDRNFRGYLPFAGSTIVTSSVATVSKPNQSESIFFMHEVGADDPRALAEKPLQGPNQWPDETALAGFRQTIDRYVEEMGTLARKMVRAIALSLGLPSDSLDRYFEQPTTFLRLLHYPTQPQEEGLFGSAPHTDYGFITLLAQDNVGGLEVKNKAGDWVPAPPVPDSFVMNVGDILARWSNDQFVSTPHRVINRSGRERYSQPFFFDPSMDETIEALPVCVPAGTHPKYGPVLYGDYLMERIDKNYHYRKKKAAEATGA; from the coding sequence ATGGATGCACAAGCGCGCGGCGATTTTTCCGAAATCCCGATCCTCGACGTGTCGGCGCTCTACGGTGGCGACGAAGGCGCGATCCGCGAGACGGCGGCGACGCTGCGCCGCTATCTCGAGACGATCGGGTTCCTCTATGTCACCGGTCATCCCATTCCGCGCGCCGATGTCGAAGCCGTCCGCGAAGCCAGCAAGCGCTTCTTTGCCTTGCCGGAGGAGGAAAAGCTCAAGCTGAAGATCGACCGGAATTTCCGCGGCTATCTGCCCTTCGCCGGCTCGACCATCGTAACCTCCTCCGTGGCGACGGTCAGCAAGCCGAACCAGAGCGAATCGATCTTCTTCATGCACGAGGTCGGCGCCGACGATCCCAGGGCTCTGGCCGAAAAGCCCTTGCAAGGCCCCAACCAGTGGCCGGACGAGACAGCGCTGGCGGGCTTCCGGCAGACGATCGATCGCTATGTCGAGGAGATGGGTACGCTGGCGCGCAAGATGGTCCGCGCCATCGCGCTCTCGCTCGGGCTGCCCTCCGACAGCCTCGACCGCTATTTCGAGCAGCCGACGACCTTTCTGCGCCTCCTGCATTATCCGACGCAGCCCCAGGAAGAAGGCCTCTTCGGCTCGGCGCCGCACACCGACTACGGCTTCATCACCTTGCTGGCGCAGGACAATGTCGGCGGCCTGGAGGTCAAGAACAAGGCTGGCGACTGGGTTCCGGCACCTCCGGTCCCGGACTCCTTCGTGATGAATGTCGGCGACATCCTGGCGCGCTGGTCGAACGACCAGTTCGTCTCGACGCCGCACCGTGTCATCAACCGGTCGGGACGCGAGCGCTATTCGCAGCCCTTCTTCTTCGATCCATCCATGGACGAGACGATCGAAGCGCTGCCGGTCTGCGTGCCGGCCGGCACGCACCCGAAATACGGGCCGGTGCTCTACGGCGACTATCTGATGGAGCGCATCGACAAGAACTATCACTATCGCAAGAAGAAGGCGGCGGAAGCGACCGGCGCCTGA
- a CDS encoding ABC transporter substrate-binding protein, translating into MNAYLRMASLTLAISTIAWGGVSRAAEVPKSTDVKQSGTLAVANTLDYAPFEYLDADGKQTGIIIELAGEVAKLVDAKLDVQRTPFPSMIPGLAAGRFKIAWETFSATPERLKQVDFVMFLKAGLAVSTSPDKKANFSGDTPLCGKRVGVSAGSASDFLVDKLGKECIDKGQSAIEKSVFNSSTDIVQAVLSDRVDARMDDATASSYFEVTSKGQLVVLPTLYEVAPLGMAIAKDDKETADMMVGALSELFKNGTYKAILEKYGMGVYAIKEPYFVGTMDALRAE; encoded by the coding sequence ATGAATGCATATCTGCGAATGGCCAGTCTCACGCTGGCGATCTCCACTATCGCCTGGGGTGGGGTCTCCCGGGCCGCCGAGGTCCCGAAATCCACCGACGTCAAGCAGAGTGGAACGCTCGCCGTCGCCAACACGCTGGACTACGCGCCGTTCGAATATCTCGATGCCGATGGCAAGCAGACCGGCATCATCATCGAACTGGCCGGCGAGGTGGCCAAGCTCGTCGACGCCAAGCTCGACGTGCAGCGCACGCCATTTCCCTCGATGATACCGGGTCTGGCGGCGGGCCGTTTCAAGATCGCCTGGGAGACGTTTTCGGCAACGCCCGAGCGGTTGAAGCAGGTCGATTTCGTCATGTTCCTGAAGGCCGGCCTCGCCGTCTCTACATCGCCGGACAAGAAGGCCAACTTCAGCGGCGACACGCCGCTCTGCGGCAAGCGTGTCGGCGTCTCGGCCGGCAGCGCCTCGGATTTCCTGGTCGACAAGCTCGGCAAGGAGTGCATCGACAAGGGTCAGTCGGCCATCGAAAAATCGGTCTTCAACTCATCGACGGATATCGTCCAGGCCGTGCTGTCCGATCGTGTCGATGCCCGCATGGACGATGCGACCGCATCGAGCTATTTCGAGGTGACGAGCAAGGGTCAGCTGGTGGTCCTGCCGACGCTTTACGAGGTCGCGCCGCTCGGCATGGCGATCGCCAAGGACGACAAGGAAACCGCCGACATGATGGTGGGCGCGCTTTCCGAGCTGTTCAAGAACGGCACTTACAAGGCTATCCTGGAGAAGTACGGCATGGGCGTCTATGCCATCAAGGAACCCTACTTCGTCGGCACCATGGACGCGCTTCGCGCCGAATAG
- a CDS encoding amino acid ABC transporter permease has product MGVAHPTEIGVEPAGVAAAVSRLTVVPQRRYGIWVGTALALLLAFVIIRAFASNPAFAWGTAAGYLFHPSIMRGLGNTLMLTVIIMVLAIVVGTVIAIMRVSPSPVLRAFAGVYVWFFRGVPALIQLIFWFNLSLLVREISLTLPFLGTLFAVRTNDFMTPFFSAVVALSLCEAGYMAEIVRAGIKSVPSGQSEAASALGMPYRMILKRITLPQAMRFVLPPTGNEAINLLKMTSLVTFIAVDDLFYTAQSIYARTFETIPLLIVVAFWYLAVVSIMSVGQHFLERHFGRSDTRREPLTMRALRNAISLRGVAR; this is encoded by the coding sequence ATGGGCGTGGCCCACCCGACCGAGATCGGCGTCGAGCCAGCAGGTGTCGCCGCCGCCGTGTCGCGATTGACCGTCGTGCCGCAGCGCCGCTACGGCATCTGGGTCGGCACGGCGCTTGCGCTGCTGCTGGCGTTTGTGATCATTCGCGCCTTCGCCAGCAATCCGGCCTTCGCCTGGGGCACGGCCGCCGGCTACCTGTTCCATCCCTCGATCATGCGCGGCCTGGGCAACACGCTGATGCTCACCGTCATCATCATGGTGCTGGCGATCGTGGTCGGCACCGTCATTGCCATCATGCGGGTGTCGCCAAGCCCGGTGCTGCGCGCCTTCGCGGGTGTCTATGTCTGGTTCTTCCGCGGTGTCCCGGCCCTGATCCAGCTGATTTTCTGGTTCAACCTGTCGCTGCTGGTGCGCGAAATCTCGCTCACTTTGCCCTTCCTGGGCACGCTGTTTGCCGTGCGCACCAATGATTTCATGACGCCGTTCTTCTCGGCTGTCGTTGCGCTTTCGCTGTGCGAGGCCGGCTACATGGCCGAAATCGTCCGCGCCGGCATCAAGTCGGTGCCATCTGGCCAGTCGGAAGCGGCGAGCGCGCTCGGCATGCCCTACCGCATGATCCTGAAGCGCATCACCCTGCCGCAGGCCATGCGCTTCGTACTGCCGCCGACCGGCAATGAGGCGATCAACCTCCTGAAGATGACGTCGCTGGTGACGTTCATTGCCGTCGATGACCTGTTCTATACGGCGCAAAGCATCTATGCGCGCACCTTCGAGACGATCCCGCTCTTGATCGTGGTCGCCTTCTGGTACCTTGCGGTGGTCAGCATCATGTCTGTGGGACAGCATTTCCTGGAGCGCCATTTCGGCCGCAGCGACACGCGCCGCGAGCCCCTGACGATGCGCGCCCTGCGCAACGCCATCAGCCTGCGCGGCGTCGCCCGATGA
- a CDS encoding amino acid ABC transporter ATP-binding protein, giving the protein MVFARGVRKSYGPLEVLKGVDFDVPEGSVACIIGPSGSGKSTFLRCINHLEKLSAGILLVDSQFVGYDLQGDKLYEVKDDLLCRRRAEIGMLFQSFNLFSHMTVMENLIEAPTQVRRIPADQAKAEAEVLLRRVGLADKIDRYPRELSGGQQQRVAIARAMAMKPKVLLFDEPTSALDPELVGEVLQVMRDLAESGMTMVVVTHEIGFAREIGDQLVFMDGGVIVERGAPREMIANPKSPRTREFLSRVL; this is encoded by the coding sequence ATGGTGTTCGCGCGCGGCGTACGCAAATCCTATGGCCCGCTCGAAGTCCTCAAGGGGGTCGACTTCGACGTGCCCGAGGGATCGGTGGCTTGCATCATCGGCCCGTCGGGATCCGGCAAGAGCACGTTCCTGCGCTGCATCAACCATCTGGAGAAACTCAGCGCCGGCATCCTGCTGGTGGACAGCCAGTTCGTCGGCTACGACCTCCAGGGCGACAAGCTTTACGAGGTCAAGGACGATCTCCTGTGCCGGCGCCGGGCAGAAATCGGCATGCTGTTCCAGTCGTTCAACCTGTTCTCGCATATGACGGTGATGGAAAACCTGATCGAAGCGCCGACGCAGGTGCGGCGCATTCCCGCCGATCAGGCCAAGGCCGAGGCTGAGGTGCTACTGCGGCGTGTCGGCCTCGCCGACAAGATCGACCGCTATCCGCGCGAACTGTCCGGCGGCCAGCAGCAGCGCGTTGCGATTGCGCGCGCCATGGCAATGAAGCCGAAGGTTCTGCTGTTCGACGAGCCGACATCGGCGCTCGATCCGGAACTGGTCGGCGAGGTGCTGCAGGTGATGCGCGACCTGGCCGAGAGCGGCATGACGATGGTCGTCGTCACCCACGAGATCGGCTTTGCTCGCGAGATCGGCGATCAGCTCGTCTTCATGGATGGCGGCGTGATCGTCGAACGTGGCGCGCCGCGCGAGATGATCGCCAACCCGAAATCGCCGCGAACCCGCGAGTTCCTGTCCCGGGTTCTGTGA
- a CDS encoding hydrogen peroxide-inducible genes activator has protein sequence MIGLTVRQMHYFEVLAQTLHFGRAAKLAGVSQPALSAQIAEMEQRLNCRLFERGGKSVRMTDEAAALLPRIERILADIRDVETTARRGRMAMEGRFRLGIIPTVAPYLLPRALPELKKHFPALLLELREAVTTSLVEDTASRKLDAFIAALPLDHPGLTTEALFPDRFFLAVPSGDPAFASPPVPPESPALERLMLLEEGHCLREQALAVCGNVRPVAMASYGATSLTTLLQMVAHGLGVTLVPEMAAGPAGTIPDLKIVPFQEPMPQRMICLAWRRNNTRHGECVELAKIIRSLGPAALAA, from the coding sequence ATGATCGGATTGACGGTTCGCCAGATGCATTATTTCGAAGTGCTGGCCCAGACGCTGCATTTCGGGCGTGCCGCGAAACTTGCCGGTGTCAGCCAGCCGGCCCTGTCCGCGCAGATCGCGGAGATGGAGCAGCGCCTGAATTGCCGGCTGTTCGAACGTGGCGGCAAGTCGGTCCGGATGACCGACGAAGCGGCAGCGCTTTTGCCGCGCATCGAACGTATCCTGGCCGACATACGCGACGTCGAAACGACGGCCCGGCGCGGCCGCATGGCCATGGAGGGACGCTTCCGCCTTGGCATCATCCCGACCGTCGCGCCCTATCTCTTGCCGCGCGCCCTGCCCGAGCTGAAAAAGCACTTTCCGGCCTTGCTGCTCGAACTGCGCGAGGCCGTCACCACGTCCCTGGTCGAGGACACCGCATCGCGGAAGCTCGACGCCTTCATTGCCGCGCTTCCGCTCGATCATCCCGGCCTGACCACCGAGGCATTGTTTCCCGACAGGTTCTTCCTCGCCGTGCCATCAGGCGATCCCGCCTTCGCCTCGCCGCCGGTTCCGCCCGAGAGCCCGGCACTGGAGAGGCTGATGCTGCTGGAGGAAGGTCATTGCCTGCGCGAACAGGCGCTGGCCGTCTGCGGCAATGTGCGCCCGGTGGCGATGGCAAGCTACGGCGCCACCAGCCTGACCACGCTCTTGCAGATGGTGGCGCATGGGCTCGGCGTCACGCTCGTCCCCGAAATGGCGGCCGGGCCAGCGGGCACCATCCCGGACCTGAAGATCGTGCCGTTCCAGGAGCCGATGCCGCAACGCATGATTTGCCTTGCCTGGCGGCGCAACAATACCCGCCACGGCGAATGCGTCGAACTCGCCAAGATCATCCGCAGCCTGGGTCCAGCGGCGTTGGCGGCGTGA